One Candidatus Nanopelagicales bacterium DNA window includes the following coding sequences:
- a CDS encoding acyl-CoA dehydrogenase family protein — protein sequence MAIDFEVDPDFQELLDWTKEFVNTKIKKVDLLWPHDIYKDMTPQQAAIINPLKQEVRDKKLWACHLGPDLGGQGYGQLKLALLNEILGTSRWAPRIFGTQAPDTGNAEILAHYGTDEQKAEYLKPLLEGDIVSCFSMTEPQGGADPGVFTTRAVKDGDDWVINGRKVWSSNARWAKFFIVMAVTDPDAPVVSRMTMFVVPADTPGINIQYNFGMAGEGPDDVSEALIKYENVRVPQSAILGGVGQAFAVAQTRLGGGRVHHAMRTVGNCQKALDMMAERALSRYTKGTLLAEKESVQQMIADTYIELQSFRLLVLHCAWKIDKLNDYKKVRMDIAAIKVQTSRVMTEIGIRAVHLHGAIGTSHELPLMGFLNSGIVLGLADGPTEVHQVTVARQLLRQYKGTDSVWPSELIPNLKAEAELELLGEVFTQTVPEN from the coding sequence ATGGCAATTGATTTCGAGGTCGATCCAGACTTCCAAGAACTTCTTGACTGGACCAAAGAGTTCGTCAATACCAAGATTAAAAAAGTTGACCTACTTTGGCCGCATGACATTTACAAGGACATGACTCCGCAGCAGGCCGCGATCATTAACCCGCTGAAGCAAGAAGTGCGCGATAAGAAGTTGTGGGCTTGTCACCTTGGGCCAGATCTCGGTGGTCAGGGCTATGGACAGCTGAAGCTGGCCCTCCTGAATGAAATTCTTGGAACCTCACGTTGGGCTCCACGTATTTTTGGTACCCAGGCACCTGATACGGGAAACGCAGAAATTCTTGCTCACTACGGAACTGATGAGCAGAAGGCCGAATACCTCAAGCCACTACTTGAAGGTGACATCGTTTCCTGTTTCTCAATGACAGAACCACAAGGTGGCGCTGACCCAGGTGTATTCACCACCCGTGCAGTGAAAGACGGCGACGACTGGGTTATCAACGGCCGCAAGGTGTGGTCATCAAATGCTCGCTGGGCCAAGTTCTTCATTGTCATGGCTGTCACTGATCCTGATGCTCCTGTAGTGAGTCGCATGACCATGTTTGTGGTGCCAGCAGACACACCAGGCATCAACATTCAATACAACTTCGGCATGGCTGGCGAAGGTCCAGACGATGTATCTGAAGCATTGATCAAGTACGAAAATGTTCGCGTTCCGCAGTCAGCAATCCTGGGCGGTGTTGGTCAAGCATTTGCTGTTGCTCAGACTCGCTTGGGTGGTGGCCGTGTGCACCATGCAATGCGCACCGTGGGTAACTGCCAGAAGGCACTCGACATGATGGCCGAGCGTGCACTTTCCCGCTACACCAAGGGGACCTTGCTTGCGGAGAAGGAATCAGTGCAGCAGATGATTGCTGATACCTACATCGAGTTGCAGTCATTTCGACTGTTGGTTCTTCACTGCGCTTGGAAGATCGACAAGCTCAATGATTACAAGAAGGTCCGCATGGACATTGCAGCGATCAAGGTGCAAACCTCACGAGTAATGACTGAAATTGGTATTCGTGCAGTGCATCTTCACGGTGCTATTGGCACTTCGCATGAACTGCCGCTAATGGGCTTCTTGAACTCCGGCATTGTGCTTGGTTTGGCAGATGGTCCAACTGAAGTTCATCAAGTGACCGTTGCTCGCCAGTTGCTGCGTCAGTACAAAGGAACCGACAGCGTGTGGCCTTCGGAATTGATTCCAAATCTCAAGGCTGAAGCTGAACTGGAACTCCTCGGAGAAGTCTTCACACAGACCGTTCCTGAAAACTAA
- a CDS encoding NADPH:quinone oxidoreductase family protein translates to MRALVCEQYGPPSSLVLKELPDPVAGPDDAVVAVRAAGINFPDLLIIENLYQVSIPTPFIPGSEFAGVVLSVGSNVTNVQPGDLVMGGSFVGCFAEQISVKASSLKPIPTGLSLHQAAAFSVTYRTAYHALVTIGELKAGDWVVVLGAAGGVGTASVDIATRLGAKVIAVASSDERLRVCEELGAVAGINYTKENLKDRIKSITGSGADLIIDPVGGSYAEESFRAIAWGGRFVVVGFADGEIPKIPLNLPLLKGGIIKGFEIRTVAEHLPQEVAEGDAKLDEMTQGGLAPHISKVFRLEDAREALEFIATRQSTGKVLICP, encoded by the coding sequence ATGCGTGCATTGGTCTGTGAGCAATATGGTCCGCCATCAAGTTTGGTACTCAAAGAGCTACCGGATCCTGTTGCCGGCCCAGATGATGCGGTGGTTGCGGTTCGTGCAGCGGGGATTAATTTCCCCGACTTACTGATCATTGAAAATCTGTATCAAGTTTCCATTCCTACGCCGTTCATCCCTGGCAGTGAGTTTGCTGGTGTTGTACTTTCAGTTGGCTCAAACGTCACGAATGTTCAACCCGGTGACTTAGTGATGGGTGGATCCTTCGTTGGCTGTTTTGCTGAACAAATTTCAGTGAAGGCGTCATCACTCAAACCGATACCAACAGGGCTCAGCCTGCATCAGGCCGCTGCTTTTAGTGTTACCTATCGCACCGCCTACCACGCCCTTGTCACCATCGGTGAACTCAAGGCAGGGGACTGGGTAGTTGTGCTTGGTGCTGCTGGTGGTGTGGGTACAGCAAGTGTGGATATCGCTACACGTTTGGGCGCGAAAGTAATTGCAGTTGCTTCTAGCGACGAGCGCCTGCGTGTATGTGAAGAACTCGGCGCTGTCGCCGGCATCAACTACACCAAAGAGAATCTCAAGGATCGCATCAAATCAATTACCGGCTCAGGTGCTGATCTGATCATCGACCCAGTTGGCGGAAGTTACGCCGAAGAGTCATTTCGCGCGATTGCCTGGGGTGGGCGCTTTGTTGTGGTGGGATTCGCCGATGGTGAGATTCCAAAGATTCCTTTGAATTTGCCGTTGTTGAAAGGTGGCATCATCAAGGGTTTTGAAATCCGCACTGTTGCTGAGCATTTGCCTCAAGAGGTCGCTGAAGGCGACGCAAAACTTGATGAGATGACTCAAGGTGGATTAGCGCCGCATATCTCCAAAGTCTTTAGGCTTGAAGATGCCAGAGAAGCTCTGGAATTTATTGCAACACGTCAGTCAACCGGCAAAGTGCTTATTTGCCCGTAA
- a CDS encoding alpha/beta hydrolase, with product MTNYELDRSVVVEGATVRYAVNGQGTRDLLLVHGAGAHQLWFYRMFDALQKDWRVITVDLTGHGFSDHRERYTVEIWANELAEILRTECNEPALVAGHSMGSRVALALTANNPELVRELIMIDGNIRSPEEIAMYSDRKPLLTPKYYATKEDALARFRLVPAQPEPGMDVLLPVAEYSVVERDQGWSWRHDWSTITEPYDEYINSRVPLIKQPVTFVYGTDSPVSGKDKADYFVEIATTDVDVIAIEGGGHHLMLDFPDECLELFTGK from the coding sequence ATGACGAACTATGAACTAGACCGCAGCGTTGTGGTCGAAGGAGCAACTGTGCGCTACGCCGTTAATGGCCAGGGCACCCGTGATCTTTTACTCGTACATGGCGCAGGCGCGCATCAACTTTGGTTCTATCGAATGTTCGATGCCTTGCAAAAGGATTGGCGCGTCATCACCGTTGATCTCACCGGCCACGGTTTCAGTGATCACCGCGAGCGATACACCGTTGAGATCTGGGCAAATGAGCTCGCTGAAATTTTGCGAACGGAATGCAACGAACCAGCACTGGTTGCCGGCCACAGTATGGGGTCGCGCGTAGCTTTGGCGTTAACAGCAAATAATCCAGAACTTGTACGTGAACTCATCATGATTGATGGCAATATCCGCTCCCCTGAAGAAATTGCGATGTATTCAGATCGCAAGCCACTTCTCACTCCTAAGTACTACGCAACAAAGGAAGATGCACTTGCTCGCTTTCGCTTAGTTCCGGCCCAGCCTGAACCTGGCATGGATGTGCTCTTGCCTGTTGCTGAATATTCAGTAGTGGAGCGTGATCAGGGGTGGTCATGGCGTCATGACTGGAGCACTATCACTGAGCCGTATGACGAATACATCAACTCACGAGTGCCGTTGATCAAACAGCCAGTCACATTCGTCTACGGCACAGATAGCCCAGTGTCCGGTAAAGATAAGGCTGATTACTTTGTTGAAATCGCGACCACTGATGTGGATGTGATTGCAATTGAAGGTGGAGGACATCACCTCATGCTCGACTTTCCCGATGAGTGCCTTGAACTCTTTACGGGCAAATAA
- a CDS encoding helix-turn-helix domain containing protein, which yields MSTAADDPVEQAVDRALKPLRDDAVRDVEAILDAALKVAELSAPSAPRVADIVAEAGTSNQAFYRYFNGKDDLMQAVMARGLRRVHAYLDHRMSKVDDPAKKIDLWIRGILTQATHQIAARQGAAVAEIFAVNSGGIDSQSQEATIALQDLLIEPLTQLGSSDPVRDAALIRETSMGTMRTHMNAHTSPTQEDSDRLVDFCLRGINTTQ from the coding sequence GTGTCCACCGCTGCTGATGATCCCGTAGAACAAGCGGTTGATCGGGCCCTGAAGCCACTGCGCGACGATGCCGTGCGCGATGTTGAAGCCATTTTGGATGCCGCTCTCAAGGTTGCCGAGCTTTCTGCTCCATCCGCCCCTCGAGTCGCAGACATCGTGGCTGAAGCTGGAACTTCGAACCAAGCTTTCTACCGATATTTCAACGGTAAAGACGATCTCATGCAGGCCGTCATGGCCCGCGGCCTGCGCCGAGTACACGCATATCTGGACCATCGCATGTCCAAGGTCGACGATCCTGCCAAAAAGATTGACCTATGGATTCGCGGAATTTTGACACAAGCCACGCACCAAATTGCAGCTCGACAAGGCGCAGCCGTCGCTGAAATTTTTGCGGTGAATAGCGGTGGCATTGATTCGCAATCCCAGGAAGCAACGATCGCCTTGCAAGATTTGCTCATCGAACCTTTGACACAACTCGGCAGTTCCGATCCAGTGCGCGACGCAGCGCTCATCCGAGAAACATCCATGGGAACCATGCGCACCCATATGAACGCACACACCAGCCCAACCCAAGAAGACAGCGATCGCCTCGTTGACTTTTGCTTACGAGGAATCAACACAACTCAATGA
- a CDS encoding pirin-like C-terminal cupin domain-containing protein yields the protein MAAITADPLTLPRLAVASPVAEQRQVKTVVTAPQAFEGEGFPVKRAFFGLSQADLDPFIHMDQMGEVEYAPGEPKGTPWHPHRGFETFTYLIDGQFIHQDSNGGGGLILDGGTQYMTAGNGLLHIETPPAALVEAGGLFHGLQLWINLPRAKKRIDPQYQDLQGKDSALITSADGGAILRVLAGEVAGHKGPGISHTPLSIAHLTLAPGAQIDIPWSPTFNSIVYALAGQGTVGLEQRPLHSGQTAVMVYGDTLRITASETQESRSPNFELFIIGGEPLREPVVAYGPFVMSTKEEIVEAFEDFQAGKLGVIPANAIQPHRA from the coding sequence ATGGCCGCCATCACCGCAGATCCCCTGACCCTTCCACGCCTTGCTGTTGCATCCCCAGTGGCTGAGCAGCGTCAGGTCAAAACTGTTGTCACCGCACCCCAGGCCTTTGAGGGCGAAGGCTTCCCGGTGAAGCGTGCCTTTTTTGGTCTCAGTCAGGCTGACCTTGACCCGTTCATTCACATGGATCAAATGGGTGAAGTTGAATACGCGCCAGGTGAACCAAAAGGCACTCCATGGCACCCACACCGTGGCTTTGAAACCTTCACCTATCTCATTGATGGCCAGTTCATTCACCAAGATTCCAATGGCGGTGGCGGACTCATCCTTGATGGCGGTACGCAGTACATGACAGCCGGCAATGGCCTTTTGCATATTGAAACTCCGCCAGCTGCGCTCGTAGAAGCTGGAGGGTTGTTCCACGGATTGCAGTTGTGGATCAACTTGCCCCGCGCGAAAAAGCGCATTGATCCGCAATACCAAGATCTTCAGGGCAAGGATTCAGCGCTGATTACCAGTGCTGATGGTGGGGCAATTCTTCGTGTGCTTGCTGGTGAAGTTGCTGGTCACAAAGGCCCAGGTATTTCACACACGCCGCTATCGATCGCTCACCTCACCCTTGCACCTGGTGCGCAGATTGATATTCCATGGAGCCCAACGTTCAACTCGATCGTCTACGCACTTGCAGGTCAAGGCACTGTTGGCTTAGAGCAGCGCCCATTGCATTCAGGTCAAACTGCAGTGATGGTTTACGGAGATACCTTGCGCATCACGGCCAGTGAAACTCAGGAATCACGTTCACCAAACTTTGAACTCTTCATCATTGGTGGTGAACCACTTCGTGAGCCTGTGGTTGCATACGGTCCATTTGTGATGAGCACCAAAGAAGAAATCGTCGAAGCCTTCGAAGATTTCCAAGCTGGCAAGTTGGGTGTCATTCCCGCAAACGCGATTCAGCCTCACCGGGCTTAG
- a CDS encoding pirin family protein translates to MNQVELLKPWEVALGPDEGLPVRRTLPTRRRSLIGGWCFIDHFGPQEVSLGKGMQVGPHPHTQLQTASWLFSGVIEHRDSAGNVAVVRPGELNLMTAGKGISHSERSLPESSELHGVQLWVALPSTARFANPGFEHFIPDVTAFTGGTAQVFLGELLGSKSPVATHSPLVGAELRVDSGTSIELAVNPTHEHGLLVDRGDVALNGEAVPVHHLGYLAPGYLTVTITAESDARLLLIGGEPLGEEIVMWWNFIGRSHEEIVEYHRLWQAENMNFTTQPADHPFFGWPKGEGQEPILAPDLPPVRLKTRS, encoded by the coding sequence ATGAATCAAGTAGAACTTCTCAAGCCTTGGGAAGTCGCGCTTGGGCCAGATGAAGGCTTGCCGGTTCGTCGAACGTTGCCCACCCGCCGTCGTTCACTCATTGGTGGATGGTGCTTCATTGACCATTTCGGCCCGCAGGAAGTCAGCCTTGGAAAAGGTATGCAGGTTGGCCCGCATCCGCATACGCAGTTACAAACGGCAAGTTGGTTGTTTTCCGGCGTTATTGAACATCGCGATAGTGCCGGAAATGTTGCAGTAGTGCGACCAGGCGAACTCAATCTCATGACTGCGGGCAAAGGCATTAGTCATTCGGAGCGTTCCTTGCCGGAGAGCAGTGAACTTCATGGGGTTCAGTTGTGGGTTGCTTTGCCGAGCACAGCGCGATTCGCTAATCCGGGGTTCGAACATTTCATTCCGGATGTCACTGCGTTTACTGGTGGAACTGCGCAGGTGTTCTTGGGGGAGTTGCTCGGTTCGAAATCACCGGTTGCCACTCATTCGCCGCTAGTTGGTGCTGAATTGCGAGTCGATTCAGGAACATCTATTGAGTTAGCGGTCAATCCAACTCATGAGCATGGCCTGCTTGTGGATCGCGGTGATGTTGCATTGAACGGTGAAGCCGTGCCAGTACATCATCTTGGTTATCTAGCACCCGGATATTTAACTGTAACGATTACTGCTGAGAGTGATGCACGGTTGTTACTCATCGGCGGTGAACCACTGGGTGAAGAAATCGTGATGTGGTGGAACTTCATTGGTCGAAGCCATGAAGAGATCGTTGAATATCACCGATTGTGGCAAGCAGAAAACATGAACTTCACGACGCAGCCTGCGGATCATCCATTTTTTGGTTGGCCAAAAGGAGAAGGTCAGGAACCAATCTTGGCTCCTGACCTTCCACCCGTACGTTTAAAAACTCGCAGCTAG
- a CDS encoding acyl-CoA dehydrogenase family protein, whose amino-acid sequence MDFGLVELSAEDRALQQEIRSFLAEIFTPDVFQLEHETGSGFNPKVYEALGARGWLYPELPVEQGGAGFSPVQKRIMELELIRQDARVMMMQGTSSLPMAAVRKYMDPVIADPILKECAAGRAVMCLGYSEPDGGSDIANAKVRAVRDGDMWTINGSKMWTTGAHISTYTFLITRTDPEAPKHKGITMFLVPLKSEGVTIQAIRTFSGERTNIVYYEDVQVSDSMRVGGENNGWTVLHGPLDEEHSIGLDMNGGLTDVSVGTGMCRVLGASMNEVATWANKNTNADGELLAKDIRVRERLGAAMVDYEAGISTPGPMGRVKASDVLVKNAAQLQDLVGTVGLLPMNTEGSIGIGDIEYAHRFAQGTATYGGTVEVFRTIIAQHVLGLPKAQLPGAKVFLAGKKK is encoded by the coding sequence ATGGATTTCGGACTCGTAGAACTCAGTGCAGAAGACCGCGCCTTGCAGCAGGAGATTCGCAGCTTCCTCGCTGAAATTTTCACCCCCGACGTATTCCAACTTGAACATGAAACAGGTAGTGGATTCAACCCCAAGGTGTATGAAGCCCTTGGTGCACGTGGCTGGCTTTATCCAGAACTACCCGTTGAACAAGGCGGCGCCGGCTTCAGCCCAGTGCAAAAGCGCATCATGGAACTGGAACTCATTCGTCAAGATGCACGAGTGATGATGATGCAAGGAACGTCATCTCTCCCGATGGCCGCAGTACGCAAATACATGGATCCTGTTATTGCCGATCCCATCCTTAAAGAATGCGCAGCTGGCCGAGCTGTGATGTGCCTTGGCTACTCAGAGCCAGATGGTGGATCTGATATCGCCAACGCGAAAGTTCGGGCTGTTCGCGATGGCGACATGTGGACCATCAACGGTTCCAAGATGTGGACAACTGGTGCACATATCTCTACTTACACCTTCTTGATTACCCGCACTGATCCAGAAGCACCAAAGCACAAGGGCATCACCATGTTTTTGGTGCCCTTGAAATCAGAGGGCGTCACCATTCAAGCCATTCGCACCTTCAGTGGTGAGCGCACCAACATCGTGTATTACGAAGATGTTCAGGTGAGTGACTCCATGCGCGTAGGTGGGGAAAATAATGGCTGGACGGTTCTCCATGGTCCCCTTGATGAAGAACACAGCATTGGGCTTGACATGAATGGTGGCCTGACTGACGTGTCAGTGGGAACCGGCATGTGTCGGGTTCTTGGCGCCTCAATGAATGAAGTTGCGACCTGGGCGAATAAAAACACAAACGCCGATGGCGAACTGCTCGCGAAAGACATTCGTGTTCGCGAACGCCTAGGTGCCGCAATGGTTGATTACGAAGCTGGCATCAGCACACCAGGCCCCATGGGTCGCGTTAAAGCATCCGACGTTCTGGTGAAAAACGCCGCACAACTTCAAGATCTCGTGGGAACAGTGGGGCTTCTTCCCATGAATACTGAAGGGTCCATCGGTATCGGCGATATTGAATACGCACATCGCTTTGCTCAAGGAACTGCTACCTATGGGGGAACTGTTGAGGTTTTCCGCACGATCATCGCGCAGCACGTGCTCGGCTTACCAAAGGCTCAGCTTCCTGGCGCAAAGGTTTTCCTAGCGGGCAAGAAGAAGTAA
- a CDS encoding acyl-CoA/acyl-ACP dehydrogenase — protein sequence MDLVELRRNDYTLEEVSQEVLVAFGDFFSDQCPTSLVRASQPLGFDQGLWDRLVEMGTTTMGLPESAGGDGAGMVELELVAEEFGRAIAPVPFIEHIVASRALAAAENDAVAEVLAGAADGSRIIALASAPVVAGAKQLVPAGAIARDVIALVGDNLVLLSADTPFAHVANQGSTPLAWWDFDSVTQRTVIATGTEAHRIYTRAHDERMVLTAAALVGITEYALGLTVEFTKTRETMGVLIATLQGVAFPLTDIATNIAGARNIARKAAWYLDFAPNERPELPAIALVYASNTATHGTQQAAHLQGGLGFTVENDISMYFLRAKGWGSIAGDPSAHLASIGDSVLASVK from the coding sequence GTGGATCTTGTTGAACTACGCCGAAATGACTACACCCTGGAAGAAGTCAGCCAAGAGGTGCTCGTTGCCTTTGGTGATTTCTTTTCCGATCAGTGCCCAACCTCGCTCGTGCGCGCATCGCAACCACTTGGGTTTGATCAAGGATTGTGGGATCGCCTCGTAGAAATGGGCACCACCACCATGGGGCTGCCTGAATCTGCAGGCGGCGATGGTGCCGGCATGGTTGAACTTGAACTTGTTGCTGAAGAGTTTGGCCGAGCAATCGCACCTGTGCCGTTCATCGAGCACATCGTTGCGTCCCGAGCTCTTGCAGCAGCCGAAAATGATGCGGTTGCAGAAGTTCTTGCTGGTGCCGCAGATGGCTCTCGCATCATTGCTCTGGCTAGTGCTCCTGTTGTTGCCGGTGCAAAGCAATTGGTTCCTGCGGGAGCAATTGCTCGCGATGTGATCGCTCTAGTCGGCGACAATCTCGTGTTGTTGAGCGCAGACACCCCGTTTGCCCATGTTGCTAATCAAGGTTCAACCCCGCTTGCTTGGTGGGATTTCGATTCAGTCACTCAGCGCACAGTCATTGCAACTGGAACTGAAGCTCATCGCATCTATACCCGCGCACATGATGAACGCATGGTGCTTACGGCGGCTGCACTCGTAGGCATTACTGAATACGCACTTGGACTCACGGTGGAGTTCACGAAGACCCGCGAAACCATGGGCGTGCTCATTGCAACTCTGCAAGGCGTGGCATTTCCGCTCACTGATATCGCTACGAACATTGCAGGTGCCCGCAATATCGCTCGCAAGGCTGCGTGGTACCTGGACTTTGCTCCTAACGAACGACCAGAACTTCCTGCCATTGCACTTGTCTATGCGTCAAACACCGCAACCCATGGCACGCAACAAGCAGCACACCTACAAGGCGGCCTTGGCTTCACTGTCGAAAACGACATCAGCATGTACTTCCTACGCGCAAAGGGTTGGGGCTCAATTGCCGGCGATCCAAGTGCACATTTGGCATCTATTGGCGACAGCGTCTTGGCTTCGGTCAAGTAG
- a CDS encoding CbiX/SirB N-terminal domain-containing protein: MSPLVVLLAHGSPDPRSSTAVEDVATRLETSLNGPIVRAAYLDHNWPTLTAAIGRERDAGSLQEVVVLPLLLSNAAHALRDIPAAVTTAERDSRLAITVGETVGLDLSLALALDAQIPDAAPVVVAWASGRSQQAQDAMRDLVAAWMQATGREVVAAAASESGEFLKTAALELQARTGLAPHMATFTLFPGVLADQVSAAAQSLSLKSTTPLFAESALIEILALRLLQTTRT; the protein is encoded by the coding sequence ATGTCGCCTTTAGTAGTTCTGCTGGCGCACGGCAGCCCTGATCCAAGATCAAGCACAGCTGTTGAAGATGTTGCAACCCGTCTTGAAACTTCTCTCAATGGTCCAATTGTTCGAGCCGCTTATCTTGATCACAACTGGCCAACACTCACCGCTGCAATTGGTCGAGAACGCGATGCTGGGTCACTCCAAGAAGTTGTCGTGCTTCCTTTGCTTTTGAGTAATGCTGCGCATGCACTTCGTGACATTCCCGCCGCGGTTACCACCGCTGAGCGTGACAGTCGCCTGGCCATCACCGTTGGTGAAACCGTGGGCCTAGATCTATCCCTGGCTTTAGCTCTTGATGCCCAAATTCCCGACGCTGCACCAGTGGTCGTGGCTTGGGCCAGTGGGCGAAGCCAGCAGGCCCAAGATGCAATGCGAGATTTAGTTGCCGCCTGGATGCAGGCCACTGGCCGCGAAGTTGTCGCTGCGGCGGCATCCGAGTCTGGTGAATTCTTGAAGACCGCTGCGCTGGAACTTCAGGCTCGAACCGGGCTTGCGCCACACATGGCAACCTTCACCCTCTTCCCTGGCGTCTTGGCCGATCAAGTGAGCGCTGCAGCGCAATCCCTTAGCCTGAAATCAACGACCCCACTCTTTGCGGAATCAGCGCTCATTGAGATCCTTGCCCTGCGCCTTTTGCAAACCACACGCACATAG
- the cobA gene encoding uroporphyrinogen-III C-methyltransferase, giving the protein MRVAHVSSYPISLNLAGKRVVVVGAGTVAARRITSLIEAGAHIVVISPVINQRIEELAQVHQVELHRRAFETGDLVGAWLVHATTNLADVNELVAAEADAQGTWCIRADQALLSQAWTPASTRVDDVTVAVTANADPRRAAAIRDAIADQLTVGALPIRRVRATQGHVVLIGGGPGDPELITVRGRRELAKADVVVFDRLGPTSLLETLAPDVELIEAGKRPGHHTLNQDEINAVIVDRALLGKRVVRLKGGDPFVFGRGSEEVQACIDAGVSVDVVPGISSAVAGPASAGIPVTHRGLANGYAVITGHQLNDLTALAQVDLTLVVLMGVATLPALATGLIAGGKSSSTPVALIEKASTPQQRVTVGTLESIAAIASDVGVTNPAVIVIGDVVTVPHLLAAEPSFTNSIQ; this is encoded by the coding sequence ATGCGGGTTGCACACGTGAGTAGTTACCCAATTTCGCTCAACCTCGCAGGTAAGCGTGTTGTGGTGGTTGGTGCAGGAACAGTTGCAGCACGACGCATCACGTCTCTGATTGAAGCCGGCGCACACATTGTGGTGATCTCCCCTGTGATCAATCAGCGCATTGAAGAACTTGCACAAGTTCATCAAGTAGAACTGCATCGTCGTGCATTCGAAACCGGCGACCTCGTTGGAGCTTGGCTGGTGCATGCAACAACAAACCTCGCCGATGTGAATGAACTCGTCGCCGCTGAGGCGGATGCCCAAGGCACGTGGTGCATTCGTGCTGATCAAGCGTTGCTCTCACAAGCTTGGACTCCTGCGTCCACACGTGTTGACGATGTCACTGTTGCCGTCACTGCCAATGCTGATCCGCGCCGCGCAGCGGCAATTCGCGATGCAATTGCTGACCAACTCACCGTTGGTGCGCTCCCAATTCGTCGCGTGCGCGCAACCCAAGGTCATGTTGTGCTCATTGGCGGCGGCCCAGGAGACCCAGAACTCATCACTGTTCGCGGGCGACGCGAACTGGCGAAAGCTGATGTTGTTGTATTCGATCGCCTTGGACCAACCTCGCTTCTTGAAACCTTGGCTCCAGATGTTGAACTCATCGAAGCCGGAAAGCGCCCAGGGCATCACACGCTGAATCAAGATGAAATCAACGCCGTGATTGTTGATCGTGCCCTGCTTGGTAAGCGCGTCGTTCGACTTAAGGGCGGCGATCCTTTTGTGTTTGGTCGCGGATCAGAAGAAGTGCAAGCGTGCATAGATGCTGGTGTCAGTGTTGATGTGGTTCCAGGCATTAGCTCGGCAGTTGCAGGCCCAGCATCTGCAGGAATTCCCGTCACTCACCGAGGCTTGGCCAACGGCTATGCAGTGATCACAGGCCATCAACTCAACGATCTCACTGCTCTGGCTCAAGTTGATCTCACACTCGTGGTGTTAATGGGCGTTGCAACCCTTCCTGCACTCGCTACTGGATTGATTGCTGGCGGAAAGTCATCGTCCACACCTGTCGCCTTGATTGAAAAAGCTTCGACGCCTCAACAACGCGTAACTGTTGGAACTTTGGAATCAATTGCCGCGATTGCCTCTGATGTTGGAGTTACTAACCCAGCGGTAATCGTCATTGGAGATGTTGTGACCGTTCCTCATCTTCTTGCTGCCGAACCATCATTCACCAACAGCATTCAATAG
- a CDS encoding phosphoadenylyl-sulfate reductase, whose translation MSIAQRSDARVLQAVARYATAGLQGADAAEVIRWAADSFAGRVVATQAMANTTISHLIAATAPEIPVVFLDTGYHFPETLTTRDDLVARTNINLLTITPVMSLQEQDELYGENLWDRDPDLCCKLRKVEPMEESLVGYEAWITGLRIAAAPHREDVPVVEFDEKRGVLKISPILNWTDEDLLRYTLENDVPVNPLMYAGYPSIGCAPCTARVEVGADPRSGRWAGKEKTECGLHT comes from the coding sequence ATGAGCATTGCCCAGCGCAGCGATGCACGAGTTCTGCAAGCAGTTGCGCGTTACGCGACTGCCGGCTTGCAGGGCGCGGATGCGGCTGAAGTAATTCGCTGGGCAGCTGATTCATTTGCTGGTCGCGTCGTTGCAACCCAAGCAATGGCCAACACCACAATTTCACATCTCATTGCCGCAACTGCACCTGAGATTCCGGTTGTCTTCCTCGATACTGGCTACCACTTCCCAGAAACACTGACAACACGCGATGATCTTGTTGCTCGCACCAACATCAACTTGCTCACCATCACCCCAGTGATGAGTTTGCAGGAACAAGATGAGTTGTACGGTGAAAATCTTTGGGATCGCGACCCAGATCTTTGCTGCAAACTTCGCAAGGTCGAGCCAATGGAAGAGTCACTTGTGGGCTACGAAGCTTGGATTACAGGGCTACGCATTGCAGCAGCTCCTCATCGTGAAGACGTTCCAGTTGTTGAATTCGACGAAAAGCGTGGTGTTCTGAAGATTTCACCAATCCTTAATTGGACTGATGAGGATCTGCTTCGCTACACATTGGAAAATGACGTACCTGTTAATCCACTGATGTACGCCGGATACCCATCCATTGGTTGCGCTCCTTGCACTGCTCGCGTTGAAGTTGGCGCAGATCCTCGCTCAGGTCGTTGGGCTGGCAAGGAAAAGACCGAATGCGGGTTGCACACGTGA